One window of the Neosynechococcus sphagnicola sy1 genome contains the following:
- a CDS encoding EAL domain-containing protein — MQALRDRGIRISIDDFGTGYSSLAYLQKLPVDTLKIDRVFVKDIQANGENAEIVQAVIQLGKALGKDIIAEGCETNAQVTFLKGIGCDFAQGYHFAEPMDVAHVGKFITKFMGSDLEAMIN, encoded by the coding sequence TTGCAGGCACTTCGAGATCGCGGCATTCGTATCAGTATTGACGATTTTGGTACGGGTTATTCATCACTTGCTTATCTGCAAAAGCTCCCTGTAGACACTTTGAAAATCGATCGCGTATTTGTCAAAGATATCCAAGCTAATGGAGAGAATGCCGAAATTGTGCAAGCGGTGATTCAATTAGGAAAAGCTTTAGGAAAGGATATTATTGCCGAAGGTTGTGAAACTAACGCTCAGGTTACCTTCTTAAAAGGAATTGGCTGCGATTTTGCACAGGGTTACCACTTTGCCGAGCCAATGGATGTAGCACATGTAGGTAAATTCATAACAAAATTTATGGGTAGCGATCTAGAGGCCATGATAAATTAA
- a CDS encoding transposase-like zinc-binding domain-containing protein: MELKCSYCEPAYIVKNGTTRHDKQNHKCKNCNRQFVINLNNQLISATKIKLIDKFLLERMYLRAINRVANISLAWVQCYDSNVL, from the coding sequence ATGGAACTAAAATGTTCCTACTGTGAACCTGCCTACATTGTTAAAAATGGCACAACCCGCCATGACAAACAAAATCACAAGTGTAAAAACTGTAATCGACAATTTGTAATTAACCTTAATAATCAGCTAATCTCTGCAACTAAAATCAAATTAATTGATAAATTCCTATTGGAACGTATGTATCTTAGAGCAATTAATCGTGTTGCTAATATTTCATTAGCATGGGTACAGTGTTATGATAGCAACGTTTTATGA
- a CDS encoding winged helix-turn-helix domain-containing protein, with protein sequence MKRSASSVPTFDSMLLPTIQALQILGGSGTTDEIYEKVVQLLSLPDKVLEILHGSTSQSEVEYRLAWSRTYLKKYGLLQNSARGVWSLISTSANLDDLDAKEIVKVVRDAGKNKAAPLALTDEAAGAVETLEEIVWHQQLHKTLLS encoded by the coding sequence ATGAAGCGATCTGCCTCTTCAGTTCCAACATTTGACTCAATGCTCCTGCCCACAATTCAGGCTCTACAAATTTTGGGTGGTTCTGGTACAACTGACGAGATTTATGAAAAAGTAGTGCAACTTCTGAGCCTACCCGATAAAGTGCTTGAAATTCTGCATGGCAGCACATCACAAAGCGAGGTTGAATATCGACTTGCGTGGAGCCGGACTTATCTGAAAAAATATGGGCTTTTGCAGAATTCAGCACGCGGCGTATGGTCTTTAATCTCCACTTCTGCCAATCTTGATGATCTCGATGCAAAAGAGATTGTTAAGGTGGTTCGAGATGCTGGTAAAAATAAGGCGGCACCTTTAGCTCTAACAGATGAGGCTGCTGGAGCGGTAGAAACATTAGAAGAGATTGTATGGCATCAACAGCTTCATAAAACGTTGCTATCATAA
- a CDS encoding DinB family protein: MSVQTRIAIACWCTFFNHQTHHRGQVITLLSQVGIDVGVTDLLAIIPNETDA, encoded by the coding sequence ATGTCGGTGCAAACAAGAATTGCTATAGCATGTTGGTGCACGTTTTTTAATCATCAAACTCATCACCGAGGTCAAGTCATAACATTATTATCTCAAGTGGGAATAGACGTAGGAGTAACTGATCTACTTGCCATTATTCCAAATGAAACAGATGCATAA